The window gagttttaaaaatacacacacacacacacacacacacacacacacacacacacacacacacacacacacacatacacacacactttaaccaCTTGCCTGCAGCCTTGAAAGTGTTGCACTTAGACACAGTTACGTCTATCCCATAAAAGAAGCGTGGGAGTTAATTTAGAGCTAACTGGTGTTTCTATTTATGCTTTGCACTCGTCTCCAAAGCAAAATAGTGTAAATCATGTTCAAGTGGTAGCGCACTCATCTGTTGTCAGGTATGTACAGTGTATTGTGTGGGATGCTTTTTGATGAATGAATATTGACTTTGAGTTACTGCAGGGGCTGCTGCTCTATCTATCTCACTATCTGGTGTCCTCGTATCACTGAGTCCAATGCAACCTTTACACCTTTCAAAGACAATATTCAAAGAAATGTGAGACAAATCTTTGGAGGTGGTATGGACTGTCAGTTGGCCAGTCCatcactgaaatatctcagcatgAAATTTTGTAGACATTCATGATTCCTAGATGATGAAGCCTGCCGACTCTGCTGATCCCCTGACATTCGCTTTGGCAAAACCAAATCGTCAATATTTTTACTTCTAAAAAATTTTACTTCTACTTCATATTTACTGGATGGACTGGCACAAGATTAGGTCCAGGCATTAATCAATCCCACAGGATGTATGGAACATATGTATGGGTGACACCAAAAGTATTTGATGATCTGCTGTGGCATCAATCCAAGTCAACACCCACGCCTCAGGTACATTCAGCATTAAAACTAACACTACTTGCGCTTTTAACGTCATCTGCTCTTTTCATGCGTAAGGTAGGACTTGCGTGATCAGACTCACCCAGTTAAATGGAAAACAGCTGGAATCAATTGCATTAGTTAGTTGGTTGGTCATGAACCGCATGACATTAAATCATACCAGCAGTTTTGGAGCTTTGTACTTTTAGTccatctcctttttttctttcagagtaTTAGATTGTTATATTGTTTGATTGCTTCTGGCACATTATTGTGTAAGCAGAATTCATGTTTTAGCTAATCAAGGTAGatcattttatttgctttagATACTGTTGGTTATTTTATTCAAGACCATTCCATCATATATTATAAGCTGacatatgttttatatgtaaagCTGTAATCTTCCAATACAATAACAATAGctttcaaataaaattaatgGAGGTCAGTTAAATATACAATACTTGCCTATGAAATATAGGgaagcataaaaaaagcataaaatggaaatagtaAAGTATTTACAAatctgcattaaaatacagagCTGGAGTAAATGCtctttgttactttccaccgTTGGCAATCCCAAATATTTAAACTATAGTAGGGactcacaaaaaataaaataaaataaagatttcataACCACTGTTTTGACATTGGACCATATTATAATGATGGATTCTAACAGTGACTGATATTGTGCTGTAGTAACACAAAATTGATTTGTAAACAAGGTAATGAGTTGCTGGGTAGATCGTAGATGGATAGGAGTCAATctttgaagaaaagaaaaactggtaTCAGGTTTGACTTCATCCTATTCATTCAGGCCTCATTAAACATGTAATGATGGCACACCTTaatctttaaaacaaacacaaacataggTAAATTAACCAAAACTTGTGCAactccgttttttttttgtagaggTGATGTAAGCAGGAGCTAAATGTCTACAAAGATCCCTGCAGTGTGAGGGATTCTTCAGTTCATTAAAGAGAACACATAAATGTGGGTCATATGCTCCACCACAACGCTCATTATGCCATATATCACGTAGTCGTGATAATGACCTGCTAACTACTggcatttttcagtttttatgaaTTGTGTATCATATAGAAAAACgcaattgtttttcattttgaaccAAATCAGTTGTAAATAATATTGCCGACAGTGAcgttttatgtctctttgtaaCTGCAGTTTCACAACAGATTgcattttaaacatcttttgtcttttattctgTGGCAGCTGGATTTAGTGATTAGATTAAAATCAACAATTCTAAAATCACCCAAATACCAGCAGGACAGTCATAGTGGACACAAATATTGACATTCAAAGCTGATTTTGTCCAATAACAATGAAATGCAAATATGCTGGTATATTTCTTTAGCTGGAAATTTGGAGTCAAACAAGCATGAATCATGACACAAGAAAATACATCTGTcaataaatcaaacattaataaaaaataaaaacttcctgTAGTACAAACTATGatcaaacaataaattaaagGCAACATTCAATAATATTGGAATATTagtaattatgaaaaaaataaaattgtaatattGTAGAGAGCTAGTCTAAGAGACTAAAGCTTCATTTCTAAGCAGCTGTCCTTGGCTTATTATATACAAGGAAGTCTGTGATGTCATGCCATACATTGCTGTCATGATAGAGGTACGTCATGGAAGACTGTAGTGAGGGCTGGAGGGTGTGTGGGTAATACTCAAACAGCCACAAAACGATGCCCCACACCAGGGTGGCGAAGAGTGGGAATGGGTCGTGTTTAGGCTGGGGGATAACTCCTTTCTCTACAGCCAGTCGAGACAGGGCGAACAAGATCCTGGACAGCAAGTACATGTTGatctgaagtaaaaaaaaaaaaaaaaaaagaagggagtTTGAACACATTTACTAAATCAGTTACAGTCTTGGGTTTACGCTGACATGCTTGTTAATGCACAAACAGGGGATTTTTGGACTGCAGGCCTGTCATACCTGGCTATTGATGCTGTTGTTATCGCCAAACACTAACCATCCTCCAACACAGGCAGCCAGGAAGGAGTGAGACTGTAAACTCTTTCCCTGGATCTTCTGCTGCAAGACCTGCAGCCCTTTATATGTGAACACAAAGCTGGCCAGGTTTCGGGAATGGGTGTAAGTGGCCTTCAAAATGGCTTTGAGTTTGTCCTTCAAGCTACCAAAGGGAAGAACAGCATGTTCAGGCTTAAGAGGCATTGGGGATGTTGTAATGGCAAAGTACTGTTACGTTACAGCCCAGATTCTTACCTGCCACTTCTGAATAGAAATGTCATCACCAGGGCATGTGGTGCTCTGATTTTGGCCCCATATCTGAGAATAAACATATTGTAATGTCAGTGCTGTCTggaaacacaactgaaaaaacAAGGTCTAAGTGCCTCAGTGCTCATACTCCATAGTTAGTATTGTCAACATACTACATTCAAATATATGAACAAGAATCAGACAGCTGCAAATACGAGATAAAGATTGTCTTGAGATTTCTTTAACTGTAATCCAGCTGTTAACCGGAGACCTACTAGCTCCCAGCTCTGTGGTAAATAAGTAAACTATCGTCGTTTAACTCGCTAGCTCATGAATGAGTTCACTCACACGACGCCGTTTCTGAATCCTTTCAAAACCGCCAATGCCGCTT is drawn from Seriola aureovittata isolate HTS-2021-v1 ecotype China chromosome 2, ASM2101889v1, whole genome shotgun sequence and contains these coding sequences:
- the pxmp4 gene encoding peroxisomal membrane protein 4, encoding MPCRLRLKVMAGPDLVKTLLYTVNNLLQQEKYKAALAVLKGFRNGVVYGAKIRAPHALVMTFLFRSGSLKDKLKAILKATYTHSRNLASFVFTYKGLQVLQQKIQGKSLQSHSFLAACVGGWLVFGDNNSINSQINMYLLSRILFALSRLAVEKGVIPQPKHDPFPLFATLVWGIVLWLFEYYPHTLQPSLQSSMTYLYHDSNVWHDITDFLVYNKPRTAA